A genomic region of Paramormyrops kingsleyae isolate MSU_618 chromosome 19, PKINGS_0.4, whole genome shotgun sequence contains the following coding sequences:
- the sf3b6 gene encoding splicing factor 3B subunit 6 — MAMQAAKRANIRLPPEVNRILYIRNLPYKITAEEMYDIFGKYGPIRQIRVGNTPETRGTAYVVYEDIFDAKNACDHLSGFNVCNRYLVVLYYNANRAFQKMDTKKKEEQLKLLKEKYGINTDPPK, encoded by the exons ATGGCTATGCAAGCGGCAAAACGGGCGAAC aTACGATTGCCCCCGGAAGTGAACAGAATACTGTACATCCGGAATCTGCCCTATAAAATTACCGCGGAAGAAATGTATGATATATTTGGAAAATATGGACCTATAAGGCAAATCAGAGT TGGAAACACACCAGAGACCAGAGGAACTGCCTATGTTGTGTATGAAGACATATTTGATGCTAAAAACGCCTGTGACCACTTGTCTGGATTTAATGTCTGCAACAGATACCTTGTTGTCTTGTATTACAACGCAAACAGG GCATtccagaaaatggacacaaagaAGAAAGAAGAACAACTGAAACTTCTCAAGGAAAAATATGGCATCAACACAGACCCACCGAAGTAG